One Aquarana catesbeiana isolate 2022-GZ linkage group LG11, ASM4218655v1, whole genome shotgun sequence genomic window carries:
- the CYP2R1 gene encoding vitamin D 25-hydroxylase translates to MWSEVLLVPLYCAALLVTVCTVRHLLRQRRPRGFPPGPTGLPLIGNILSLNSTEQPHVYMTRLSHSHGEIFSLDLGGISTVVLNGYDAVKECLVRQSDVFADRPSLPLFLKMTKMGGLLNAKYGRCWTEHRKLAVSCFRNFGYGQKSFESKILEESFFFLDAVDTYKGKPFDPKHLITIAVSNISNLILFGERFRYDDNEFLHMIEIFSENIELATSAWVFLYNAFPLIGFLPFGKHQQLFKNADEVYDFLLRLIERFSENRKPHSPRHFIDAYLDEMEKYAADPNSTLSTENLIFSVGELIIAGTETTTNVLRWAIVFMALYPNIQGQVQKEIDSVVGPNRIPTLEDRPAMPYTEAVLHEILRFCNIAPLGIFHATSRDTVVRGYSIPEGTTVITNLYSVHFDQKYWTNPEIFYPERFLDSSGQFIKKEAFVPFSLGRRHCLGEQLARMELFLFFTTLLRRFHLHFPHGTVPNLKPKLGMTLQPYPYLICAEKR, encoded by the exons ATGTGGTCGGAGGTCCTCCTGGTGCCGCTCTACTGCGCCGCCCTGCTGGTCACCGTGTGTACCGTCCGCCACCTCCTGAGACAGCGGAGACCCCGGGGCTTCCCACCGGGACCTACCGGACTACCCCTCATAGGGAACATCCTGAGCCTGAACTCCACCGAACAACCCCATGTCTACATGACCCGGCTCAGCCACTCCCATGGGGAG ATCTTCAGTCTGGACCTTGGTGGAATCTCCACTGTCGTTCTGAATGGTTATGATGCAGTGAAGGAGTGTCTGGTGCGCCAGAGTGATGTCTTCGCTGACCGTCCATCACTCCCACTATTTCTAAAGATGACCAAGATGGGAG GTCTGTTGAATGCAAAGTATGGGCGGTGTTGGACGGAGCACCGGAAGTTGGCGGTGAGCTGCTTCCGTAATTTTGGTTATGGTCAGAAATCTTTTGAAAGTAAAATTTTAGAAGAGTCCTTTTTTTTCCTGGATGCCGTGGACACCTATAAGGGGAAACCGTTCGATCCGAAACACCTGATCACTATCGCCGTCTCCAACATCTCCAACCTCATTCTGTTTGGGGAGCGCTTCCGGTACGATGACAATGAGTTCCTGCATATGATCGAGATCTTCAGTGAGAATATCGAGCTGGCCACCAGCGCCTGGGTCTTCCTCTACAACGCCTTTCCGCTCATCGGCTTCCTGCCttttggcaagcaccagcagctgTTTAAAAACGCTGATGAGGTCTATGACTTCTTGCTGCGTTTAATCGAGCGCTTTTCGGAAAACCGCAAGCCACATTCGCCACGGCATTTTATAGATGCATATCTGGATGAAATGGAGAAGTATGCCGCAGATCCGAACAGCACATTGTCCACAGAGAACCTGATATTCTCAGTTGGAGAGCTGATCATTGCTGGGACCGAGACCACGACCAACGTCCTACGCTGGGCCATCGTCTTCATGGCGCTCTACCCCAACATTCAAG GTCAGGTCCAGAAAGAGATTGATTCCGTAGTTGGACCAAACCGGATCCCGACCTTAGAAGATCGTCCCGCTATGCCATACACCGAGGCTGTCCTCCACGAGATCCTGCGATTCTGTAACATCGCCCCGCTGGGGATTTTCCATGCTACATCTAGAGACACTGTGGTCAGAGGGTACTCCATCCCCGAGGGTACCACCGTCATCACCAACCTCTACTCCGTGCACTTTGACCAGAAGTATTGGACCAATCCGGAGATCTTCTACCCAGAGAGGTTCCTGGACAGCAGTGGCCAGTTCATCAAGAAAGAGGCCTTCGTCCCCTTCTCTCTGG gccGCCGCCACTGTCTGGGTGAACAACTTGCCAGGATGGAGCTTTTCCTGTTCTTCACGACCCTTCTCCGCCGCTTCCACCTCCATTTTCCACACGGCACAGTACCGAATCTGAAACCAAAGCTCGGGATGACCCTGCAGCCGTATCCATACCTGATCTGTGCTGAGAAGCGTTAG